Proteins from one Triplophysa dalaica isolate WHDGS20190420 chromosome 6, ASM1584641v1, whole genome shotgun sequence genomic window:
- the tarbp2 gene encoding RISC-loading complex subunit tarbp2 codes for MSDDHSSDNGKRNSGYTSIEQMLAVNHGKTPISLLQEYGTRIGKTPVYDLLKAEGQAHQPNFTFRVSVGDINCTGQGPSKKAAKHKAAEAALKMLKGGMLGGIEGNGIEGDGFVGIDMEGECNQSEMKSSSSTQQAECNPVGALQELVVQKGWRLPEYTVTQESGPAHRKEFTMTCRVERFVEIGSGTSKKLAKRNAAAKMLSRIHDVPVDMRTSHEAEAEDDTFGMQMGGRLEGGKSKGLGCTWDSLRNSAGEKILQLRCHPLGQPDSNDLNFCSLLHELSEEQRFDVSYLDLEERSLSGLYQCLIELSTQPITVCHGCASTLDTARASAAHNALQYLKVMAGGK; via the exons ATGAGCGACGACCACAGCTCGGATAACGGCAAGAGAAACTCTGGGTATACCAG TATTGAGCAAATGCTGGCTGTGAATCACGGGAAGACGCCCATCAGTCTGCTGCAGGAATATGGAACGCGGATAGGCAAGACCCCAGTGTACGACCTGCTGAAGGCCGAGGGTCAGGCCCACCAGCCCAACTTCACCTTCCGCGTGTCGGTGGGAGACATCAACTGCACCGGCCAGGGCCCGAGTAAGAAAGCTGCCAAGCACAAAGCGGCAGAGGCCGCCCTGAAAATGCTGAAAGGAGGAATGCTGGGAGGGATCGAAGGAAATGGGATAGAGGGAGACGGATTTGTGGGGATCGATATGGAGGGGGAATG caATCAGTCAGAGATGAAATCCTCCAGTTCAACGCAGCAAGCTGAGTGCAATCCAGTTGGAGCTTTGCAG GAACTAGTGGTGCAGAAAGGTTGGCGTTTACCCGAGTACACAGTCACTCAGGAATCTGGACCCGCTCACCGCAAAGAGTTTACGATGACCTGCAGGGTAGAGAGATTTGTGGAGATAG GTAGTGGTACATCTAAAAAGCTTGCTAAAAGAAACGCAGCCGCAAAGATGCTATCTCGTATACATGATGTACCTGTGGACATGCGCACCAGCCATGAGGCCGAGGCAGAAGATGACACCTTCGGCATG CAAATGGGAGGCAGACTTGAGGGAGGAAAGTCGAAAGGTCTCGGCTGCACGTGGGACTCTTTGAGGAACTCTGCCGGTGAGAAGATCCTGCAGTTGCGTTGTCATCCGCTGGGTCAGCCCGATTCCAACGACTTAAATTTCTGTTCTCTACTTCACGAACTTTCAGAGGAGCAACGCTTTGATGTCAGCTACCTGGACTTGG aGGAGCGCAGTCTGAGCGGTCTGTACCAGTGTCTGATTGAGTTGTCCACTCAGCCAATCACCGTCTGCCATGGATGCGCCTCCACCTTGGACACAGCACGTGCCAGCGCCGCACACAACGCCCTTCAGTACCTCAAGGTCATGGCAGGGGGAAAGTAA
- the tespa1 gene encoding protein ITPRID2 isoform X1, which produces MESPSKIDRRQAWARSSRRKLTLREGTPAADAGDPLPHLSLQDDVFMEGCSAGKIETWLQGCGNDVGQARNSHLMIGPVRTGISFEDDLSLGAEATALYNALDGNRFSSTPKQKLNLPLLNMGQSIASSALSNATSRTVSSVSEVLQMRAEDAEDTLFQLGFGCEELQVTSRIPVRFFNFPSHLRGINFRLFLESQLARIHQEDPCLSLASRFRQVEALTAMANAFYSLYSHVSRTPLQKLAPPELTLSSPLAERAGSRTSVRSEPRSPVERLKDTISKMCLYTGSRGSDSASPSTSPRKRKGSQSGVTGNDPATLWNADDPFTMVDLQIEDGSEFDKDWFVEVGKNLEETVKAEKVIEAVSSQSLTLEYSEDKVNNAMRTSLEHTAINNQEVKSKGSACLKSKSVTMEPVPLITHDVICPKVIEYVNQAPYRSLETNKTDVKDSPFAQPSIRWSNTITSPDDQAGAAHHNQTDDLSSRHTDASQKSLCQITVTGWEGDVAKPDEDAQEPCSSNIQKYLRPVKPLNQSRLIQCPTKGNSFELEEVNSADEEEAPSSEFSPTVTLSISTPHHKSSPLRGDSFQSDSSGFAEEDVPQRTVKCDVTKVTSHAQGISASSTA; this is translated from the exons ATGGAGAGCCCTTCCAAGATTGACAGGCGACAGGCGTGGGCGCGCAGCAGCCGCCGCAAGCTTACCTTAAGAGAGGGAACCCCAGCAGCAGATGCAGGTGATCCTCTTCCTCATTTGTCCCTCCAGGATGACGTCTTCATGGAAG GATGCTCTGCAGGAAAGATTGAAACCTGGCTTCAAGGTTGTGg GAATGATGTCGGTCAAGCGAGAAACAGTCACCTGATGATAG GTCCTGTGAGGACAGGTATCAGCTTTGAGGATGATCTGAGTCTGGGTGCCGAAG CTACTGCATTGTATAATGCATTGGATGGGAATCGGTTTAG CAGCACACCTAAACAGAAACTTAACCTTCCATTGTTAAACATGGGCCAGAGCATCGCATCCAGCGCCCTCTCCAACGCTACCAGCAGGACTGTTTCCAG CGTGTCTGAGGTTCTCCAGATGCGAGCCGAAGATGCTGAAGATACTCTCTTCCAGCTTGGTTTCGGTTGCGAAGAACTCCAGGTGACCTCCCGCATCCCCGTTCGATTCTTTAACTTCCCGTCTCACCTCCGAGGCATCAACTTCCGACTGTTCCTCGAGTCCCAGCTCGCCAGGATACACCAGGAAGACCCCTGCCTCTCATTAGCGA GTCGTTTTCGACAAGTAGAGGCGTTGACGGCCATGGCCAACGCTTTCTATTCATTGTACTCCCACGTATCTCGGACGCCCCTTCAGAAGCTTGCTCCGCCCGAGCTCACCTTAAGTTCCCCCCTGGCGGAGAGAGCCGGGTCTCGAACCAGTGTCCGCAGCGAACCGCGTTCTCCTGTTGAAAGACTAAAAGACACCATCTCAAAGATGTGCTTGTACACCGGTTCCCGTGGCTCAGATTCTGCGTCTCCGAGCACTTCGCCTCGTAAGCGGAAAGGCAGCCAGTCGGGTGTAACTGGGAACGATCCGGCGACCTTGTGGAATGCTGATGACCCGTTTACAATGGTAGACCTTCAAATAGAGGATGGTTCGGAATTTGATAAGGACTGGTTTGTAGAGGTCGGAAAAAACCTTGAAGAGACAGTTAAGGCCGAGAAAGTTATAGAAGCTGTATCTTCTCAGTCACTAACATTAGAATATTCTGAAGATAAAGTAAACAACGCAATGCGTACATCACTAGAGCATACAGCAATAAATAACCAAGAAGTGAAGTCCAAAGGTTCTGCTTGTTTGAAGAGCAAGAGCGTTACCATGGAACCCGTTCCTCTTATTACCCATGATGTCATTTGCCCTAAAGTCATTGAATATGTGAATCAGGCACCTTATCGCTCCTTGGagacaaacaaaacagatgTTAAAGACTCACCATTTGCACAACCTTCCATTAGATGGTCAAACACAATCACATCACCAGATGACCAGGCTGGTGCCGCACATCACAATCAGACCGATGATCTTTCATCCAGACACACAGACGCCTCACAAAAGTCATTATGTCAAATTACAGTCACCGGATGGGAAGGCGACGTCGCCAAGCCCGACGAAGATGCACAGGAGCCGTGTTCGTCCAACATCCAGAAATACTTAAGGCCAGTAAAACCACTGAACCAGAGCAGACTCATCCAATGTCCCACAAAAGGAAACTCTTTCGAGCTGGAGGAG GTAAACAGCGCTGATGAAGAGGAAGCTCCTTCGTCAGAATTCAGTCCCACAGTCACACTGTCCATTTCAACACCGCACCACAAAT CTTCGCCTTTACGAGGGGACAGTTTTCAGTCGGACAGCAGTGGATTTGCAGAAGAGGACGTGCCTCAACGTACAGTGAAGTGTGACGTCACTAAAGTAACTTCACATGCTCAGGGCATCTCAGCGTCGTCCACTGCTTAG
- the tespa1 gene encoding protein ITPRID2 isoform X2, with protein MESPSKIDRRQAWARSSRRKLTLREGTPAADAGDPLPHLSLQDDVFMEGCSAGKIETWLQGCGNDVGQARNSHLMIGPVRTGISFEDDLSLGAEATALYNALDGNRFSTPKQKLNLPLLNMGQSIASSALSNATSRTVSSVSEVLQMRAEDAEDTLFQLGFGCEELQVTSRIPVRFFNFPSHLRGINFRLFLESQLARIHQEDPCLSLASRFRQVEALTAMANAFYSLYSHVSRTPLQKLAPPELTLSSPLAERAGSRTSVRSEPRSPVERLKDTISKMCLYTGSRGSDSASPSTSPRKRKGSQSGVTGNDPATLWNADDPFTMVDLQIEDGSEFDKDWFVEVGKNLEETVKAEKVIEAVSSQSLTLEYSEDKVNNAMRTSLEHTAINNQEVKSKGSACLKSKSVTMEPVPLITHDVICPKVIEYVNQAPYRSLETNKTDVKDSPFAQPSIRWSNTITSPDDQAGAAHHNQTDDLSSRHTDASQKSLCQITVTGWEGDVAKPDEDAQEPCSSNIQKYLRPVKPLNQSRLIQCPTKGNSFELEEVNSADEEEAPSSEFSPTVTLSISTPHHKSSPLRGDSFQSDSSGFAEEDVPQRTVKCDVTKVTSHAQGISASSTA; from the exons ATGGAGAGCCCTTCCAAGATTGACAGGCGACAGGCGTGGGCGCGCAGCAGCCGCCGCAAGCTTACCTTAAGAGAGGGAACCCCAGCAGCAGATGCAGGTGATCCTCTTCCTCATTTGTCCCTCCAGGATGACGTCTTCATGGAAG GATGCTCTGCAGGAAAGATTGAAACCTGGCTTCAAGGTTGTGg GAATGATGTCGGTCAAGCGAGAAACAGTCACCTGATGATAG GTCCTGTGAGGACAGGTATCAGCTTTGAGGATGATCTGAGTCTGGGTGCCGAAG CTACTGCATTGTATAATGCATTGGATGGGAATCGGTTTAG CACACCTAAACAGAAACTTAACCTTCCATTGTTAAACATGGGCCAGAGCATCGCATCCAGCGCCCTCTCCAACGCTACCAGCAGGACTGTTTCCAG CGTGTCTGAGGTTCTCCAGATGCGAGCCGAAGATGCTGAAGATACTCTCTTCCAGCTTGGTTTCGGTTGCGAAGAACTCCAGGTGACCTCCCGCATCCCCGTTCGATTCTTTAACTTCCCGTCTCACCTCCGAGGCATCAACTTCCGACTGTTCCTCGAGTCCCAGCTCGCCAGGATACACCAGGAAGACCCCTGCCTCTCATTAGCGA GTCGTTTTCGACAAGTAGAGGCGTTGACGGCCATGGCCAACGCTTTCTATTCATTGTACTCCCACGTATCTCGGACGCCCCTTCAGAAGCTTGCTCCGCCCGAGCTCACCTTAAGTTCCCCCCTGGCGGAGAGAGCCGGGTCTCGAACCAGTGTCCGCAGCGAACCGCGTTCTCCTGTTGAAAGACTAAAAGACACCATCTCAAAGATGTGCTTGTACACCGGTTCCCGTGGCTCAGATTCTGCGTCTCCGAGCACTTCGCCTCGTAAGCGGAAAGGCAGCCAGTCGGGTGTAACTGGGAACGATCCGGCGACCTTGTGGAATGCTGATGACCCGTTTACAATGGTAGACCTTCAAATAGAGGATGGTTCGGAATTTGATAAGGACTGGTTTGTAGAGGTCGGAAAAAACCTTGAAGAGACAGTTAAGGCCGAGAAAGTTATAGAAGCTGTATCTTCTCAGTCACTAACATTAGAATATTCTGAAGATAAAGTAAACAACGCAATGCGTACATCACTAGAGCATACAGCAATAAATAACCAAGAAGTGAAGTCCAAAGGTTCTGCTTGTTTGAAGAGCAAGAGCGTTACCATGGAACCCGTTCCTCTTATTACCCATGATGTCATTTGCCCTAAAGTCATTGAATATGTGAATCAGGCACCTTATCGCTCCTTGGagacaaacaaaacagatgTTAAAGACTCACCATTTGCACAACCTTCCATTAGATGGTCAAACACAATCACATCACCAGATGACCAGGCTGGTGCCGCACATCACAATCAGACCGATGATCTTTCATCCAGACACACAGACGCCTCACAAAAGTCATTATGTCAAATTACAGTCACCGGATGGGAAGGCGACGTCGCCAAGCCCGACGAAGATGCACAGGAGCCGTGTTCGTCCAACATCCAGAAATACTTAAGGCCAGTAAAACCACTGAACCAGAGCAGACTCATCCAATGTCCCACAAAAGGAAACTCTTTCGAGCTGGAGGAG GTAAACAGCGCTGATGAAGAGGAAGCTCCTTCGTCAGAATTCAGTCCCACAGTCACACTGTCCATTTCAACACCGCACCACAAAT CTTCGCCTTTACGAGGGGACAGTTTTCAGTCGGACAGCAGTGGATTTGCAGAAGAGGACGTGCCTCAACGTACAGTGAAGTGTGACGTCACTAAAGTAACTTCACATGCTCAGGGCATCTCAGCGTCGTCCACTGCTTAG
- the nufip1 gene encoding nuclear fragile X mental retardation-interacting protein 1 has translation MGEHERYPPPSFMTPAEPSVHRTPPKFEAARDWNWTQPTPAVPWNHSPGPYGGFGHHHFYNQHQHAGPRPPPPPHRPEWQNHGNKWGRKKQKKEQEFSHFCDTCDRAFKIQEKYDEHISQHVKCSVEGCNFNAHEKLVKIHWKNNHAPGAKRIKLDTPEEIARWREERRKNYPTLSNIEKKVKMMEVKEQRGDVLETAQFGRMKNRGRGRGCGRGFGRWSEGAGERIEPVTPETDQPMSLKRPNQDEDPLGALANNDPGSDNEESGQKKQAGLSVAPRNVTSALGSLMSSYGGDMTTSESEGDTDDSPLLRASRAVEENKTLLVDHPIPVQNHSVHHPEKPAYSPQQSHHAPAGRGRGGRGPQRGKGQRGGHNHLSKSHKPTLLEMLLAPDIRHERNVILQCVRYVVRKGFFGLAAKDSNEIATVSTDDSACEDTSTCNTREDGERSGATHQSQEELNKTRSPAASDESVSSLDTAKQPSVFLQLFARSLVCEEPADGPKDLSKASEIDQNTSKEGVEEAEDRQRYPKCTMINAVDQ, from the exons ATGGGTGAACACGAGCGCTACCCGCCGCCGAGCTTCATGACGCCGGCGGAACCGTCTGTCCACCGGACACCCCCGAAATTCGAGGCGGCCAGAGATTGGAACTGGACCCAACCGACACCGGCTGTACCCTGGAACCACAGCCCCGGTCCATATGGAGGGTTCGGACACCATCATTTTTACAACCAACATCAACATGCAG gtccacgtcctcctcctcctcctcacaGACCTGAGTGGCAGAATCATGGAAACAAGTGGGGCAGAAAG AAGCAGAAGAAAGAGCAAGAGTTCAGTCACTTCTGCGACACGTGTGACAGAGCCTTCAAAATTCAAGAAAAGTATGATGAACATATTTCACAGCATGTGAAG TGTTCTGTTGAGGGCTGTAATTTTAACGCACATGAGAAACTGGTAAAGATTCACTGGAAAAAT AATCACGCTCCAGGTGCCAAGAGAATTAAACTGGACACACCAGAAGAGATCGCAAGATGGAGGGAGGAGAGGCGCAA gAACTACCCGACGCTGAGTAACATAGAGAAGAAGGTAAAGATGATGGAAGTGAAGGAGCAGAGAGGAGATGTTCTGGAGACGGCACAGTTTGG TCGTATGAAGAACCGCGGCAGAGGCCGAGGCTGCGGAAGAGGGTTTGGAAGGTGGAGTGAAGGTGCCGGTGAAAGAATTGAACCCGTGACCCCAGAGACGGACCAGCCAATGTCACTTAAGCGGCCGAATCAGGATGAAGACCCTCTTGGAGCTCTAGCAAACAATGACCCGG gatcTGATAATGAGGAGTCTGGTCAAAAGAAGCAGGCTGGACTCTCGGTTGCCCCCAGAAATGTGACGTCTGCCCTGGGATCACTCATGTCCAGTTACGGGGGTGACATGACCACCAGCGAAAGTGAAGGAGATACAGATG ATTCTCCTTTGTTACGAGCGTCTCGAGCTGTGGAGGAGAATAAGACGCTACTGGTGGATCATCCTATTCCCGTTCAGAACCACTCTGTACATCACCCAGAGAAGCCTGCATACAGCCCACAACAATCCCATCATGCCCCTGCCGGAAGAGGCCGAGGGGGTCGTGGGCCTCAGAGGGGCAAGGGTCAGAGAGGAGGTCACAATCACCTTAGCAAATCGCATAAGCCAACGCTTCTCGAGATG TTATTGGCTCCGGACATTCGCCATGAGAGGAATGTTATTCTTCAGTGCGTTCGATACGTCGTCCGGAAGGGATTCTTCGGTTTGGCTGCTAAAGACAGTAATGAAATCGCAACTGTGAGTACAGATGACTCCGCGTGTGAAGACACCTCAACGTGCAACACGAGAGAGGATGGAGAACGCTCGGGTGCCACCCACCAATCACAGGAGGAGCTGAATAAAACGAGATCTCCAGCAGCCTCGGATGAATCCGTTTCGAGTCTGGACACGGCCAAGCAGCCCAGCGTGTTCCTGCAGCTGTTTGCTCGCAGTTTAGTGTGCGAGGAGCCGGCTGACGGTCCTAAAGACCTTTCTAAAGCATCAGAGATTGATCAGAACACATCCAAAGAGGGGGTAGAGGAGGCAGAAGACAGGCAGAGGTATCCGAAGTGTACAATGATAAACGCCGTCGACCAGTAA
- the LOC130424673 gene encoding dTDP-D-glucose 4,6-dehydratase-like, which translates to MLSVGESHTVLVTGGAGFIGSHLILTLAARYPHWKIINLDNLDYCSSLKNLKFLEGTSTYKFILGDVCDQFFIEHLFTTEDISVVFHCAAQTHVESSFACPSRFMRVNADGTEELVRAAFQARVSRFIFVSTDEVYGQSLKQPFDETSPQRPTNPYSSAKAAAENIVISYWRKHKFPVIITRSNNVYGPRQYQEKVIPKYLSLIQRNQKCTVEGTGLQSRHFLYVDDLTEAFLIVMERGVLGEIYNIGTNFEIPIIQLARQLVQMTVKNVSNEQLDDWIEFVEDRPVREMRYPMISDKLHRLGWKSKVSWKEGIRRTIKWHEENPEFWPLIPNRKEENLTAAVDIIGSAKTN; encoded by the exons ATGTTGAGTGTCGGGGAGTCTCACACTGTGCTCGTGACCGGAGGAGCGGGATTCAT TGGATCTCATTTAATCCTTACTTTGGCTGCAAGGTACCCGCACTGGAAAATCATCAATCTTGATAAT TTGGACTACTGCTCCAGTCTGAAGAACCTCAAGTTTTTGGAGGGCACTAGCACTTATAAATTCATTCTG GGAGATGTATGTGACCAATTTTTCATAGAGCACCTCTTTACAACTGAAGACATCAGTGTTGTCTTCCATTGTGCCGCTCAGACTCATGTCG AGAGTTCTTTCGCATGTCCGTCACGGTTCATGCGCGTGAACGCAGATGGCACCGAGGAGCTGGTCCGAGCTGCCTTCCAGGCACGAGTCAGCCGATTCATCTTTGTGAGCACCGATGAAGTGTATGGCCAAAGTTTAAAACAG CCGTTTGATGAAACGAGTCCACAAAGACCAACCAATCCATACTCGTCTGCTAAAGCTGCTGCAGAGAATATTGTCATCTCATACTGGAGGAAGCACAAG TTTCCTGTTATTATAACAAGAAGCAATAATGTATACGGACCTCGGCAGTACCAAGAGAAG GTCATTCCTAAATATCTGTCTCTCATACAACGCAACCAAAAATG CACTGTTGAGGGCACGGGTCTGCAGTCTAGACACTTCCTCTATGTTGATGACCTCACAGAGGCCTTTCTGATTGTGATGGAGAGGGGCGTTCTGGGGGAGATTTACAACATTGGGACCAACTTTGAAATTCCCATCATTCAGCTAGCCAGACAGCTTGTTCAAATG ACAGTGAAGAATGTTTCGAATGAACAACTTGATGATTGGATAGAGTTTGTTGAAGACCG ACCTGTCCGTGAGATGAGATATCCTATGATATCAGATAAACTGCACAGACTCGGGTGGAAATCAAAAGTGTCATGGAAAGAAGGAATTCGACGGACAA TTAAGTGGCATGAAGAGAATCCAGAGTTTTGGCCGTTGATCCCTAACAGGAAAGAAGAAAATTTAACGGCAGCTGTTGACATCATTGGATCTGCCAAAACAAATTGA
- the gpr180 gene encoding integral membrane protein GPR180, producing MFLFVINIIALLFSSSPANAKTVSGVFRSDAARENNGQYITRFLYHGDNGLLVYRVDNVDMAVQKEARLLMFQGLQAFENLSCLERVSSAHISITVRQEEQNQTIPKQSGSQLQWHVMYTDRFTCQEGKMDGQLEDVHFQITLLNPDAAGNPLDHFSAEEAGLHSFYFMSILAYFVASCIYVQPLWQALSKGGPMHTVLKVLSTALLLQGTSVLLNYIHMARYARDGVGMPLTGSLAELCDMIAQVQMVYMLLSLCVGWSLSRSRKSLSKPLQWDSSPVSTGVALATVITQGALLIWEQFEDTDHHSFHAHRSIAGRLLMLLRVALALFLASVLYQIVSAERSTLKRDFYLSFAKGCFLWFLCQPVLALFSLTLNEHQREKVITIGVILCQCISVVVLYRLFLSRSLYWEVSSLSSATLPLTMSRTARERY from the exons atgtttctgtttgttATAAACATCATCGCGCTTTTGTTCTCTTCAAGTCCTGCAAATGCAAAAACAGTATCTGGAGTTTTCCGGAGCGACGCTGCGCGAGAAAACAACGGGCAATATATCACACGATTTCTTTATCATG GTGATAATGGACTGCTGGTGTATCGTGTGGATAATGTCGACATGGCTGTGCAGAAGGAGGCCAGACTGTTGATGTTTCAAGGGCTCCAGGCTTTTGAGAATCTCAGCTGTCTGGAGAGAGTTTCATCTGCGCATATCTCCA TTACAGTGAGGCAAGAAGAGCAGAACCAGACGATTCCCAAGCAGTCCGGTTCACAGCTACAGTGGCACGTGATGTACACGGACCGCTTCACCTGTCAGGAGGGGAAGATGGACGGACAGCTGGAGGACGTACACTTCCAGATCACCCTCCTGAATCCAGATGCTGCGGGAAACCCGCTGGACCACTTCAGTGCTGAGGAGGCCG GTCTGCACAGTTTCTACTTCATGTCGATCTTGGCGTATTTCGTGGCGTCGTGCATCTACGTGCAGCCGCTGTGGCAGGCGTTGAGCAAAGGCGGCCCCATGCACACCGTGCTGAAGGTTTTGTCCACGGCGCTGCTTCTGCAGGGGACGTCAGTGCTGCTCAACTACATCCACATGGCCCG GTATGCTAGAGATGGGGTGGGGATGCCTCTGACGGGCAGCCTCGCGGAGT TGTGTGACATGATCGCTCAGGTTCAGATGGTCTACATGTTGTTGAGTCTGTGTGTGGGCTGGTCTCTGAGTCGCAGCAGGAAGTCTCTGAGTAAACCGCTGCAGTGGGATTCGTCTCCTGTCTCTACGGGTGTCGCCCTGGCGACTGTCATCACACAG GGGGCATTACTGATCTGGGAGCAGTTTGAGGACACAGATCATCACAGTTTTCACGCTCATCGCAGTATCGCCGGGCGGCTCCTGATGCTTCTGCGTGTAGCGCTCGCTCTGTTTCTAGCGTCAGTTCTTTATCAGATCGTCTCGGCAGAGAGAAGCACGCTCAAGAGAGATTTCTATCTCAGCTTTGCCAAG GGCTGTTTTTTGTGGTTCCTGTGTCAGCCGGTCCTGGCTCTGTTTTCATTAACACTCAACGAACACCAGAGGGAAAAG GTCATTACGATAGGCGTGATTCTGTGTCAGTGTATCTCAGTGGTGGTGCTGTACCGCCTGTTCCTCTCACGCAGTCTGTACTGGGAGGTGTCGTCGCTGTCATCCGCCACCCTGCCTCTCACCATGAGCCGAACCGCCCGTGAGCGATACTGA
- the tgm8 gene encoding protein-glutamine gamma-glutamyltransferase 2, whose translation MSMKNSNNTQQGFMKLDLQCKKNNTEHRTHEITTERLIVRRGKPFRLTLSVEGPHIDFIELTVETGPDASEEKGTRSSFGTKHPQDNNSGKSWSLQVLDITPSTATLSVLCPSNASIGLYSLFVKTGSSEAAARVGTLTVLFNPWCDDDWVFLANEAERQEYVMNEQGIVYKGVNEYIKSEAWDFGQFEDDILDICLKLLDLNPKCLKNPQEDYSARCNPIYISRVISAMINSDDDDKGVIVGRWENTFIGGIEPNHWTSSVDILRRWMKYDCHPVKFGQCWVFAAVMCTVLRCLGIPCRVITNYQSAHDTDLNLIIDEYYGDYGVTPKQSHDTVWNYHVWVEGWMRRPDLTEDSFYDGWQVLDPTPQEKSTDVYCCGPAPVTAIREGHTDIKYDLRFVFGEVNADKVSWLVMANGSKKRIQSNTREVGQSISTKAVGSNKRQDITENYKHTEGSEKERVAYEEAVKRAIDMMNIEAPPPPKVEMKISLDGKPLNGVDIQAHLTLTTDSPKTQELTLKMNAQIMRYTNSPAGGVWTDTRDVQLQPKKEQVIPILIPFATYGPKLLNNNCIKVSVIATDKKDSKDVYLVEKDIVPHSPQLHLITSGTPLLNGEMTAEVTFENPLSTSLKNCCITLTGSGLLRQTEEIKIAELGAGQKATLKVKFRPNRAGPKKLVACFDSSTFKDIINSVDVNVRPSSIRLGYLAYGK comes from the exons ATGAGCATGAAAAACTCTAACAACACACAGCAGG GTTTTATGAAACTAGACCTTCAATGCAAGAAGAACAACACAGAACATCGCACACATGAGATCACGACTGAACGACTCATCGTCCGGAGGGGGAAACCTTTCAGATTGACCCTTAGCGTGGAGGGTCCGCATATCGACTTCATCGAGCTGACTGTGGAAACAG GTCCCGACGCGTCTGAAGAGAAGGGTACCCGCTCATCCTTTGGCACTAAACATCCCCAGGATAACAACTCTGGAAAATCCTGGAGCCTTCAGGTGTTAGACATCACACCTTCGACTGCCACCCTGTCCGTTCTCTGCCCGTCAAACGCCAGCATCGGTCTGTACTCGCTGTTTGTGAAAACTGGCTCGTCGGAAGCGGCGGCACGTGTGGGCACATTAACGGTGCTCTTTAACCCGTGGTGCGATG ATGATTGGGTGTTCCTGGCCAATGAGGCGGAGAGACAGGAGTACGTTATGAATGAACAGGGAATCGTGTACAAGGGAGtaaatgaatacatcaaatCTGAAGCCTGGGACTTTGGGCAG TTTGAAGATGATATTTTGGACATCTGTCTGAAGCTCTTGGATTTGAACCCAAAGTGTTTGAAGAACCCACAGGAGGATTATTCAGCTCGCTGTAACCCCATTTACATCAGTCGAGTGATCAGCGCTATG ATAAactctgatgatgatgataaaggTGTGATAGTGGGTAGGTGGGAAAATACGTTTATTGGAGGCATCGAGCCCAATCACTGGACCAGCAGTGTGGACATCTTAAGAAGGTGGATGAAGTATGACTGTCACCCCGTCAAATTTGGACAGTGTTGGGTGTTTGCTGCAGTGATGtgcacag tgttgAGATGTCTGGGGATTCCTTGTCGTGTTATCACCAACTATCAATCAGCCCATGACACGGATCTAAACCTCATTATTGATGAATACTACGGTGATTACGGCGTGACTCCAAAACAAAGCCATGACACGGTTTG GAACTACCACGTGTGGGTGGAGGGCTGGATGAGACGTCCTGATCTCACTGAAGACTCGTTCTACGACGGCTGGCAAGTCCTGGACCCGACGCCACAGGAGAAAAGCACAG ATGTTTACTGCTGTGGTCCGGCTCCGGTGACGGCCATCCGCGAGGGACACACCGATATCAAATATGATTTGCGGTTTGTGTTCGGAGAGGTCAATGCTGATAAGGTCTCGTGGCTGGTCATGGCCAACGGCTCCAAGAAGAGGATTCAGTCAAACACCAGAGAGGTTGGACAGTCTATCAGCACTAAAGCTGTAGGCAGCAACAAAAGACAAGACATCACGGAAAATTACAAGCACACTGAGG GTTCTGAGAAGGAGCGAGTTGCTTACGAAGAGGCCGTGAAGAGAGCCATCGACATGATGAATATCGAAGCTCCTCCTCCTCCAAAAGTAGAGATGAAGATCAGTCTGGACGGGAAACCACTGAACGGTGTGGATATTCAAGCACACCTGACTTTAACCACAGACAGTCCTAAAACACAGGAGCTGACGCTGAAGATGAACGCTCAGATCATGAGATACACCAACAGCCCGGCGGGCGGAGTCTGGACTGACACCAGAGACGTCCAGCTGCAACCCAAGAAAG aGCAGGTCATTCCCATCTTAATCCCGTTTGCCACATATGGACCAAAACTTCTGAACAACAACTGCATCAAAGTATCAGTGATCGCAACAGATAAGAAGGATTCAAAAGATGTGTACCTGGTGGAGAAAGACATCGTCCCGCACAGCCCTCAACTTCATTTAATT acGAGTGGTACTCCACTTCTGAACGGTGAGATGACAGCAGAAGTGACGTTTGAAAACCCCCTGTCAACATCTCTGAAAAACTGCTGCATCACTCTGACCGGCAGCGGACTGCTCAGACAAACCGAAGAGATCAA